The DNA segment agtgtgaaatgttagctgattaacaagggtgtagaagcacctaaccctgatcacAAGCCttaaacagatatttcctgaaaagtgattggttgataggaatgttgatccaggaacatgttgtagaCGGTGAAATCACGCTCGCCCTCCTTCATCAATCTCACCTGCTGAGGCCGTATGAGGCTCAGGAACCTCTGTGTGAGCAGGAACAGAAGGTGAGCCAGCAGAAGACTGATGCAGATGTTGATTCGAGCCAAATTATTCACTCCAGAACTCCACTGGCAAAGGGCAAAGGTCAACAGGGCCAAACTGAAGAACACCAGCCCCACGATCACACACACCAAATTCAACAGATCCAACTGTGAGTCGCTCTGAGAAAACATGTGAGAGAACATGAGTGCCAAATCTGTGCTCTTCTTCAGTGCTCACTAGAAATGTTCTTGTACCTCTGCTGGGCGGCTGGTTTGCATGATGAGAGCAAATGTTGACAGGTGAACACAGGAACATACAGTGTAGCTGCTGTTGGTCATTAAAACAGAACAACCATCTACAATCCACTCGCTGATATTCCAGTACACACAGGACAGAGAACCACTAGGATCAAAGtcctgcaaatgaaaaaaaattaattacagtttttttctcactttatattacattacagtttttctcagctCACAAATGTAGAATTGCCACTCAAAATACTCTGCacaatgaagcactgcattcaaaatatcacaaacacatctcaaaagcaaacatttggaaacacctttgccataatattaattcctgttagttTCTTGTGTGTtacattgtgtgttgtgttttgcataaGAAAGTGTTTcataaaattgaaaactgagtcaaaggcagAGAATTTggagatttggtgtgtgcttctgctgctTGAGCGTCAGCTTTCAGAAATCGaatgacaagtaaagattttgtgtgtgagcagttaaaaataaactgtaaaatatcatattaaaacactgaatattaTAAGTTTTCAGGTGTTCGTCAGTGCTCAGGttggacaaaaacacatttgagtCTCTCACTCGGATGTGTTTGAGGGTGAAGTTGACTGGTTTGGTGAGCTTAGTGTTGGTGGTTTTGGGAAGAGTAGCTGAGATCACGGTGGACATCATGGTTTTAACCGTTTCAGATGATGTGTTGAAGAAGTCTGGCTTCAGTAGATTCTCCATTGTGTTGTAGCTCATGAAAGCCACAGCAGCTGATCCTGTGTGACAGAAACAGAAGCTTACATGCAATACTACATAAAAACACTAAAGTAAATGTGGTTTAATGGTGATGATATGACATctctatgatttattttttaatcacacatAAACATACTTTCTTTGTTGTTCTTTGCGATCCCAATGAGATCGATGTCCACAGAAGAAATTGTTGTGTCCAGTCGAGGGATTTTCTCAAAGGTGACCTGTGGTCCAACCATGAAGACTTGACCCTCTGATTAAATACAAGCAAGCAgttatattcttttatatttatatttatgtttcttttttcctttttttttttatgaaagtccAGTTCCATTCAATTAGCACACAAGACAAAGAAAATGACCCTTCACTCTTGTTGGGGTTTCATCTCTGATGTAGTTTAAACGAAAAAATGATGTAgtttaagtgaataaatgtaaatgtaaccacAATTACAGTAACTATTACTGTATGTCATCTGAAGGTCAAAAGTCAAATCTTACAGTATACTCAAGTGCTTCAGTTCTCAAGCAGTTTTTCTTCCAAAACCAAATGtccaaaatgtctttaaaatcaaAACCTGTAACTGATAAACTGCACCGACTCTCTGTTTTTATCTTTTGACTGTTTGGTAAATGTCTTATCGTTGACTGTTTTTATGTGCAATGCaacaaattttataataaaatcatttgtCTGATAAATTGATGAGCTTCTCACTGTAAATGAACCTGTGTTAAATCATTTTTTCATGGTTTTTCAGGACAAAACGTGTCTGTGTCAATTTGACGAGACCCTCTGCTGCTCTCTAGACAAAATAAAGTCACTGacatcatactgtatataatatcaGTCAccaataatagtttaataatgcCTCCACATACCTACAGCAGCAAGAGTAAAACTGACGCTGTCATTAGTGTCTGTCGGCTTCACTAATGTAGAAATTAGTTTCTCGCTGGTTTTTAACACACGGTTTCCAAAGGAGGCTAGTTCAGCTGGGTTTGCTGATGATGATGACTCTAAAATCTTTTCTGAAGCATTGAAGGCCACCGTCAAAATGTTTGTCACAGTCTAATTCATTGATTAGAAAAATACAGTTATTGTAGATACTcgtttatgtgtttgtttaagtctaattcatttattatatatatatatttaaagtttacaATCTTTGTGTGAACTTGAGCTGTAATATTCTCGATCTGCTCAAGAAGATTTTGTAAACATCCTCCAGAGGTCTGGCTCTGAAATCACACAATTGAgctttatacagtaaataaaaccgACTCTGTGAGTTAACAGAAGTTAGCTTGTGCACAAATCAGATATATGtagaaaaacacattcatattttaaatatctgcCAATGCACATCTTATTACGTTGCTCTTTAGACTATTATTGATAGAAGCTGTCCAACACTAAAATTAAAGTTTCAGAAACTTACGGTGCATCCTTCTTGCAGTGTTATATTTATATctgcaatgacaaaaaaaaaaaaaaagtttgtgaattattttttaaaacaagggTCATAAATAAAAGATGAATGCATTCGTGAGTGTGGGGAACAAACTGAAACTGTATGGGAAGTTAATGTGAAAAAATCATGAAACTAAATTCTAAAAGTGACTAATTTGTCAAACAATCTTCTCAAAAGTCAGCCACACAGAAACTGAGCAAACATAATTTCTCTTAATATccacaaatgtattatttgtgcAATGAAGCTCATTAAATAATGTCTGCTCAGTGGATTAGGTCGTATTTTCATAGATTTAAAATTTGAAGGAGGATGCCATTAATGCTGCTAACATCCGAAAGTGTAGATGAATAGTAAAGAAAATTTCTCTTGCTTGTGCACACTGTACAAGTAATAATGACTGCAGTTATCTACAACCGTACAGTACATTTCTATTTTATCCCTCATCTTTATctagagacacaaacacactctgttCAGTTCTACAGATCCACAAACATTCAgtcaaaacacagtaaacagaGGAATCAATAAATCAGACTACGTTACCAGCTGAGCTCGTCTCTGGTGCGACTGTAACAGTGCTGCTGATGTTAGGAGGAACTGAAAAAAACATGACTGATGAATACCAGTGAACAaagacacaaataatacaaagaGCTGGAGTGAATATAATTACCTGCACAGTATGCAAAATGACAGCCAAATGGACGAACCAactcatagacataataattgTCTGGGCAGGCTTTGACTCTAATGTAATGCGTATGAAAGCAGCAGTTATTGCTCCAGGTAGTGCAGACTAATATAGAGACGATTCCATCCCCAACTGTTGGGTGTCTATCATTAATCCACATTGGGAGATTTGTGCCACAGCTATAGGTGTCAACACATGTTTCTGGGATATGAGTGCTTATGTTGTTAATGAAGAAACGATACCAGCCGCTCCAGGTGACATCCTGGTCACAATATATGACAGAAGCATATCGATTACTGCTAACTCTCCATGGATTATCCAGCACACTGTAGCTGGAGCAGGGGTCAGAGACaccaactgaaatgaaaataattacctgtttttatttagcattgaCATAACTAATCTTGAGTTATAGCCTATAGTTCATGAACATTACTAGCAGCCCTTCACATGCAgtatccttcagaaatacagacagtattacagtattataCAGATCTTCACATTTACAGTTTACATACCAGCTGTGATTGGCTCTTGTGTGACAGTTATACACGCCAAGATGTCTGAGAAAATTATAATGAagacaaatgaattaaaaactttAGAGAGGGAGCACGTGTAatccatttattaaaaatgaaagaggAATGAAGCTGCCAAGCCTTTTCTgtctaaaacaacaaaagaagcACTACAAAAGTAGCTTATATGATTTATACTGCATATTCTTGAAGACGGACATTTTTGAAACTGACTATACCACAAGCACTTCAGCTACATTTAGAACAAACGCCATTGGTTCTTACATGTCACATGACCAAACATCACTGATGGTCACATGCAGTCAATTCCCTGTTACAGTCCTTCATTCGGAGGggaatattaatgaattaaatttctGTAGTATGACTTCAGATGACATGGGATACAGTTAGGTCTgtatttggacacaggcacaatttttattattttagctgttgacCGAAATGTATTCATGTTACAGTTATAAACAGTTATATATcacactctgagctttaatttgagggtattcacATCAAAGttggaggaaaggttaaggaattacagctctttaatatgtatCTCCCCCCAGacatatacagaaatatatgatGTAATAGGATTTTATTTACGGCTGGAATTGAGGTTGGTCCGAAGCACACAACATCatctggtggcatacagagccgAAATTATGACAtttgtgtcagtgtccaaatatatggacctaactgtatatCACACAAGTCTGGGATGATCAGAAGCTGAAGCTATCACAATATTTCAACATCACAACTTGAGAATGTTTTGGAGCTTGATAGCTTTAGTTTTCAACTACAGCCTTTATATAGAAAAGAATGATCAAGATAATcttccatggaagaaaaaaaagtaaaaatattaaatctcaACTCCTGTCTGTTTGTCACATTAATAGCAGCATTGCATTATTAAAGACTGAACTGTGGTGAACAGTAAATGAGGTCAGGGGATAGAGTTACATTCAGTAATTAAggcaagaagaaaacaaacaaacaaacaaaaaaaaaaccatctaatTTTCCATATGATAAACTAATAAGAACAAACAGAG comes from the Cyprinus carpio isolate SPL01 chromosome B21, ASM1834038v1, whole genome shotgun sequence genome and includes:
- the LOC109110560 gene encoding adhesion G protein-coupled receptor E3-like, whose protein sequence is MVGPQVTFEKIPRLDTTISSVDIDLIGIAKNNKERSAAVAFMSYNTMENLLKPDFFNTSSETVKTMMSTVISATLPKTTNTKLTKPVNFTLKHIRDFDPSGSLSCVYWNISEWIVDGCSVLMTNSSYTVCSCVHLSTFALIMQTSRPAESDSQLDLLNLVCVIVGLVFFSLALLTFALCQWSSGVNNLARINICISLLLAHLLFLLTQRFLSLIRPQQVLCTVISGLLHFLFLSGFVWMFIEAVLLFICVKNLSQISSKKREVLSSRFLCVIGYAFALVVVCVSVGLVPEGYGSEHCWIKIDKGFIWSFLGPVCVILVSNTILFIKIIITMTSTLTNLNADVSQMKQTKIIVFKTVAQFVVLGCSWVLGFFTKDSKVLEILFLILNSQQGTFIFLIYCVLNNEVRQQYRKFFRCLCCAKQH